One Carassius gibelio isolate Cgi1373 ecotype wild population from Czech Republic chromosome B18, carGib1.2-hapl.c, whole genome shotgun sequence DNA segment encodes these proteins:
- the bicra gene encoding BRD4-interacting chromatin-remodeling complex-associated protein isoform X2: protein MDDEDGRCLLDVICDPQALNDFLHGSETQLDTDDLLDGSSDPSSSFFSSTGGHVPEVQPQAQLSTNEPGLPRVSVDLDFLEDDILGGSPGGDNGSNGVGTNHEPCDILQQSLAEANITEQSLQEADAELDLSQFGLTGLTQVVQPLPDAGLSGVGIGGATQIFSNQGTPTAPSNATPDMLSSVLAHPGLQLQPQVMNKAISVQPFVQQVGLGNVTLQPISSLQALPNGSQSGPLGIGQIQVVGQPTVMTINPSGQQILTKMGGYQLHQPGPEAASAGTQAGLGGSVLSSGGGLLIQGGKATLGSPALNGPAVCLSNTNTNNSATTMAAPGGIVGFGNASLGAGIGSQTQPQGQIMQNVIIQRTPTPIQPKPPQGGTIQPKVFKQQQQLPAPHALPNDANKALGVQQIPVSAGQNVTFLGKHGSNVVLSTQATSQGTQFSQALFKQQGPQTSGKPLSVHLLNQQGSIVIPSQTVLQGQNHQFLLPGLQAGGQFLTQHPGGHIITSQGPGGQIIANQILTANQNINLGQMLASQGHPGAAHILSGHIHLQPGQMGHPTLFQMPVSLAQTQTQAHPVTGHVQTVIQGMPIQNSLSVESLSPAVSLQTLQQSGGIPNNGSSGSAAMAPCQTGEGITVLGGSTDPAAQPAQTQPQPSILTVQMTPPVSVAGTVPSSSSPSPTMATSTSSMVGLGPQAQHSPGKLLFTSPGSSMILSQESLQMFLQQDQQHQAGKDPPAAVGVPASVIVSGSSSGPAPSGHDSLLAETRQCPSPSPGPAHMATVVNKVPSAAHSQTIKIQSASPSQPVVTPAPTPTLTDSPQPARASPITIGQQIQSPHQHQQSRPPSQPQPQSQAQTPSRSCTPSSLPPLFIIHNQIGGSPQPSQPAPQQQQQQQQPQQIQVQLQPQVLPQPTALQPDIPPSSCSPKPPQPLPAQFQFQPAVSSPPAAVVKQQVTVVPGLTAEQQHHLQLVSAQLQTMSSITQPSPQQKQLLEKLHQIQQNILLQAKQQAQAQAQAQAQAQAQASQQQTTNQFNKMPDQPSVQAANSTASGTIQAPVQSLLQQKSVLVKSSTTGANETQVFSAVSAGATVNQGITTPNLAHAVQAKPGVISSVGGLTLNKAGLQIQVLGAPVSQMPAPPQPAPQTQTSALKRPFSMEPSKEARMLEQLRKQQGSVLHPDYSSPFCSFEDTFHRLMPYHLYQGMASSPEDYRKVDEEFENVSCQLLKRTQAMVDKYRHLLFEESKRLGPSAEMVMIDRMFIQEEKVALSQDRVLAKEKPEEFVANSSLLDSSAVRPVKVELSSVRIASASAAGVGQPVAAAPAAAVAPAPTPTPAPTPAAAPTPASTPALFPPTKLVIKQGGGGASVSWSTSSTPTPAPVVRPTAEPVTSNASFSRTPSTRPADDDDDVALPQRTSKPPIKTYEARQRIGLKLKIKQEAGFSKVVHNTALDPVHSQSQLTPQPPPPEQPQKVKPTHVTPPTTVIRTPPPTSYPTPSSTVPTVTPHTGSASSSATSSSGPTPSFSSSWSSSSPSTSTAQMNGTLEHHEVGGVKRNPASTATPPLTTCRLPLRKTYRENISPRHRPGVPGGGGDTLPILPAGPPITTTPQPQGSSPQTERTVIARVKLERQGGHGRSHPHSESQSLAAVEDVLYRGIKNAYQHHREFSDKEDEDEAKEGGRLGRLKGIGSKNREGGRGTFRMDQHAPGPPSPGETSCTRDSTLPAKRCKSDSPDMDNASFSSGSPPPDDSLNEHLQCAIDSILNLQQGPPGHGGSGKAALGRVHGESLPNQHQTHPSYRQSMPPLSTPPSSAAMSQHPQVGGRGQNGNLVSQTHSR, encoded by the exons ATGGATGATGAAGATGGCAGGTGCTTGCTAGATGTAATTTG TGACCCACAAGCACTCAATGATTTTCTTCATGGATCAGAAACACAA CTGGACACTGATGACCTTTTGGATGGCTCAAGTGACCCGTCCAGCTCGTTCTTCTCCAGCACTGGG GGCCACGTTCCTGAGGTCCAGCCACAGGCTCAGCTGTCGACAAATGAGCCAGGCCTTCCAAGAGTTAGCGTTGATTTGGATTTCCTGGAAGATGACATCTTGGGGGGATCGCCGGGAGGAGACAATGGAAGCAATGGTGTTGGGACAAATCATGAGCCTTGTGACATTTTGCAGCAGAGTCTGGCAGAGGCTAACATCACAGAACAGAGCCTTCAAGAGGCAGATGCTGAGCTCGACCTCAGTCAGTTTGGGCTGACTGGCCTTACGCAGGTGGTCCAACCCCTGCCTGATGCTGGCCTGTCTGGGGTGGGCATTGGAGGTGCAACTCAGATTTTTTCAAACCAAGGCACCCCTACTGCACCCTCTAATGCCACCCCAGACATGCTCAGCTCAGTCCTGGCACATCCAGGTCTGCAGCTTCAACCCCAGGTCATGAACAAAGCTATCAGCGTCCAGCCATTCGTGCAACAAGTCGGGCTTGGAAATGTTACCCTTCAACCTATTTCAAGCCTTCAGGCCTTACCGAATGGCAGTCAGTCTGGACCGTTGGGCATTGGACAAATTCAAGTTGTGGGCCAACCCACTGTAATGACTATAAATCCATCTGGGCAGCAGATCTTGACGAAAATGGGTGGCTACCAATTGCATCAACCTGGGCCTGAGGCAGCAAGCGCTGGAACGCAGGCTGGGCTTGGTGGCTCTGTTTTGAGTTCAGGGGGAGGACTTTTAATTCAAGGGGGAAAGGCCACTCTAGGGTCCCCTGCCTTAAATGGGCCGGCTGTCTGCTTAAGCAACACAAATACTAACAACAGCGCAACTACAATGGCCGCTCCTGGTGGCATTGTGGGTTTCGGTAATGCCTCTTTGGGTGCCGGAATTGGATCTCAAACCCAGCCTCAAGGCCAAATTATGCAGAATGTCATCATCCAGCGAACGCCAACACCAATACAGCCCAAACCTCCGCAAGGGGGTACCATCCAACCCAAAGTCTTCAAGCAGCAGCAACAGCTTCCTGCTCCACATGCCTTGCCAAATGATGCTAATAAGGCTCTGGGGGTGCAGCAAATCCCAGTATCAGCTGGTCAGAATGTAACGTTCCTCGGGAAGCATGGCTCAAATGTAGTCTTGAGCACACAGGCCACGTCGCAGGGAACGCAGTTCTCTCAAGCGCTCTTTAAGCAACAGGGCCCCCAAACGTCAGGAAAACCGCTCAGTGTTCACTTGTTAAACCAACAGGGCAGCATTGTGATTCCCTCGCAAACTGTCCTGCAGGGCCAAAACCACCAGTTCCTGTTACCGGGGCTTCAGGCGGGGGGTCAGTTCCTGACTCAGCATCCCGGGGGTCACATCATTACCAGTCAGGGGCCTGGAGGGCAGATAATCGCTAATCAGAtcttgacagccaatcagaacatcaACCTGGGTCAGATGTTGGCCTCACAGGGTCACCCTGGTGCTGCCCATATTCTCTCTGGACACATCCACCTCCAGCCCGGTCAGATGGGTCATCCCACACTGTTCCAAATGCCGGTGTCCCTGGCGCAAACGCAGACACAAGCCCATCCGGTAACAGGCCACGTACAAACGGTCATCCAGGGCATGCCGATACAGAATTCCCTGTCCGTGGAGAGCCTTAGCCCAGCGGTCAGTTTACAGACGTTGCAGCAATCTGGCGGCATCCCTAATAACGGTAGCAGTGGATCTGCGGCTATGGCGCCGTGCCAGACAGGAGAGGGAATCACTGTATTGGGCGGCTCTACGGATCCTGCTGCTCAACCAGCACAGACCCAACCGCAGCCCTCAATTCTCACGGTTCAGATGACACCACCGGTTTCAGTAGCAGGAACGGTTCCTTCCTCTTCATCTCCATCTCCAACTATGGCCACGTCCACGTCCTCAATGGTGGGTTTGGGTCCTCAGGCCCAGCACAGCCCAGGAAAGTTGTTGTTCACATCACCCGGTTCCAGCATGATCCTAAGTCAGGAGTCCCTTCAAATGTTCCTGCAGCAG GACCAACAGCATCAAGCAGGAAAAGACCCACCTGCCGCTGTGGGTGTACCTGCATCTGTTATCGTCAGCGGCAGCAGTTCTGGTCCCGCCCCTTCAGGCCATGACAGCTTGTTAGCCGAGACTCGGCAGTGTCCCAGCCCCTCCCCTGGCCCCGCCCACATGGCAACAGTGGTTAACAAG GTTCCATCGGCAGCACATTCACAGACTATAAAGATCCAAAGCGCCTCCCCATCTCAGCCTGTGGTCACCCCTGCACCAACACCCACCCTAACTGACAGTCCTCAACCTGCCCGAGCTTCTCCCATAACCATCGGGCAGCAGATCCAGTCTCCTCACCAGCACCAGCAGTCTCGGCCTCCATCACAGCCCCAGCCTCAGTCTCAGGCACAGACTCCCTCGCGTTCCTGCACGCCTTCCTCTCTACCGCCCCTCTTTATCATACACAATCAGATCGGAGGTTCTCCACAACCATCACAGCCAGCTCCtcaacaacagcaacagcagcagcagcctcAGCAAATACAAGTGCAGCTCCAGCCTCAAGTTCTTCCTCAGCCTACCGCCCTGCAGCCAGACATACCTCCTTCCTCCTGTTCCCCGAAGCCTCCGCAGCCCCTTCCTGCACAGTTCCAGTTCCAGCCTGCTGTGAGCTCGCCTCCAGCTGCAGTGGTCAAACAGCAGGTGACGGTGGTGCCGGGGCTGACTGCAGAACAGCAGCATCACCTTCAGCTGGTCAGTGCGCAGCTGCAGACCATGTCATCCATCACACAGCCCTCTCCTCAGCAAAAGCAGCTTTTGGAAAAACTTCACCAG ATCCAGCAAAACATTCTTCTACAGGCTAAGCAGCAAGCTCAGGCACAAGCTCAGGCTCAAGCCCAAGCCCAAGCTCAGGCCTCTCAGCAACAGACCACAAACCAGTTCAACAAAATGCCAGATCAGCCTTCGGTCCAAGCTGCAAATTCAACGGCCAGTGGTACCATCCAAGCGCCAGTCCAGTCCCTTCTGCAGCAGAAGTCTGTGCTTGTCAAGTCCTCTACTACAG GTGCAAATGAAACTCAAGTATTTTCTGCTGTGTCTGCTGGGGCTACGGTGAACCAGGGAATCACGACTCCAAACCTTGCGCATGCTGTTCAG GCAAAGCCAGGAGTCATAAGTTCAGTTGGTGGGCTGACTCTGAATAAAGCAGGTTTGCAGATACAGGTTTTAGGTGCTCCAGTCTCTCAAATGCCGGCACCTCCACAACCTGCTCCCCAAACACAG ACTTCAGCATTAAAAAGGCCTTTTAGTATGGAACCAAGCAAAGAAGCAAG GATGCTGGAACAGCTGCGAAAACAGCAAGGCTCTGTTCTCCATCCTGACTACAGCTCTCCTTTCTGCTCATTTGAGGACACTTTTCATCGACTGATGCCGTACCACCTGTACCAAGGCATGGCTTCATCCCCAGAAGACTACCGCAAAG TGGATGAAGAATTTGAGAACGTCTCATGCCAACTCTTGAAGCGCACGCAAGCAATGGTGGATAAATATCGTCACTTGCTTTTTGAGGAATCAAAG AGGCTGGGTCCCTCAGCAGAGATGGTTATGATTGACCGGATGTTCATTCAGGAGGAGAAGGTTGCGCTTAGTCAGGACAGGGTCCTGGCCAAGGAGAAACCAG AAGAATTTGTGGCCAATTCCAGTTTGCTGGACAGCAGTGCCGTGAGACCTGTAAAGGTGGAGCTGAGTTCTGTACGAATTGCATCAGCATCAGCAGCAGGTGTAGGTCAGCCTGTGGCAGCTGCACCTGCTGCAGCTGTTGCCCCTGCTCCTACCCCAACTCCTGCACCTACCCCAGCTGCTGCCCCCACTCCTGCTTCTACCCCTGCCCTCTTTCCTCCTACCAAGCTGGTGATTAAGCAAGGTGGAGGGGGAGCATCGGTATCCTGGTCCACCAGCTCCACGCCTACGCCTGCTCCTGTGGTCCGGCCAACTGCAGAGCCAGTCACGTCAAACGCCTCCTTCAGCCGCACTCCATCCACCCGCCCTGCTGATGACGACGATGATGTTGCGCTTCCCCAGCGGACCAGCAAACCGCCCATCAAGACCTACGAGGCACGCCAGCGAATAGGTTTGAAGCTGAAGATCAAACAGGAGGCGGGATTTAGTAAGGTGGTTCACAACACTGCTTTAGATCCGGTCCACTCCCAATCCCAACTCACTCCACAACCACCGCCCCCTGAGCAGCCGCAGAAAGTCAAGCCCACCCATGTAACCCCACCCACCACAGTCATTAGAACTCCTCCCCCAACGTCTTACCCCACCCCCTCTTCCACTGTCCCTACGGTAACCCCACACACAGGCTCCGCCTCCAGTAGCGCAACTTCCTCCAGTGGACCTACGCCCTCATTTTCCTCCTCCTGGTCTTCATCGTCCCCTTCCACATCTACGGCACAGATGAACGGCACTCTAGAACACCACGAGGTAGGCGGAGTTAAACGGAACCCAGCGTCCACGGCGACTCCTCCCCTTACCACTTGCCGGCTCCCGCTTCGAAAGACGTACCGTGAGAACATCAGTCCACGTCATAGGCCGGGTGTACCAGGAGGAGGTGGAGATACATTGCCCATTCTACCAGCAGGACCCCCTATTACCACTACCCCTCAGCCACAAGGTTCCTCTCCTCAAACTGAACGGACTGTGATAGCAAGAGTGAAACTAGAAAGGCAGGGCGGACATGGACGGTCTCACCCCCATTCAGAGTCGCAGAGCCTCGCGGCAGTAGAGGATGTCCTCTACCGTGGCATCAAAAATGCGTACCAACATCACAGAGAGTTCTCTGACAAAGAGGATGAAGACGAGGCAAAGGAAGGTGGTCGTTTGGGGCGGTTAAAGGGCATAGGGAGCAAAAACCGAGAGGGAGGAAGGGGTACATTTAGGATGGATCAGCATGCTCCTGGTCCACCTTCTCCTGGAGAGACTTCTTGCACAAGAGACTCCACACTTCCTGCCAAACGCTGCAAGTCCGACTCTCCGGATATGGACAATGCGAGTTTCTCCAGCGGCAGCCCGCCGCCTGACGACTCGTTGAATGAGCACCTGCAGTGTGCCATAGACAGTATACTGAACCTCCAACAGGGCCCTCCTGGACATGGAGGCTCAGGGAAAGCAGCTTTAGGGAGGGTTCATGGGGAAAGCCTGCCTAATCAGCACCAAACCCATCCTTCCTACAGACAGTCCATGCCTCCCCTCTCCACGCCACCCTCGTCCGCCGCCATGTCCCAGCATCCACAGGTGGGGGGCCGAGGACAAAATGGGAATTTGGTTTCACAGACGCACAGTAGATAA
- the bicra gene encoding BRD4-interacting chromatin-remodeling complex-associated protein isoform X3, with translation MDDEDGRCLLDVICDPQALNDFLHGSETQLDTDDLLDGSSDPSSSFFSSTGGHVPEVQPQAQLSTNEPGLPRVSVDLDFLEDDILGGSPGGDNGSNGVGTNHEPCDILQQSLAEANITEQSLQEADAELDLSQFGLTGLTQVVQPLPDAGLSGVGIGGATQIFSNQGTPTAPSNATPDMLSSVLAHPGLQLQPQVMNKAISVQPFVQQVGLGNVTLQPISSLQALPNGSQSGPLGIGQIQVVGQPTVMTINPSGQQILTKMGGYQLHQPGPEAASAGTQAGLGGSVLSSGGGLLIQGGKATLGSPALNGPAVCLSNTNTNNSATTMAAPGGIVGFGNASLGAGIGSQTQPQGQIMQNVIIQRTPTPIQPKPPQGGTIQPKVFKQQQQLPAPHALPNDANKALGVQQIPVSAGQNVTFLGKHGSNVVLSTQATSQGTQFSQALFKQQGPQTSGKPLSVHLLNQQGSIVIPSQTVLQGQNHQFLLPGLQAGGQFLTQHPGGHIITSQGPGGQIIANQILTANQNINLGQMLASQGHPGAAHILSGHIHLQPGQMGHPTLFQMPVSLAQTQTQAHPVTGHVQTVIQGMPIQNSLSVESLSPAVSLQTLQQSGGIPNNGSSGSAAMAPCQTGEGITVLGGSTDPAAQPAQTQPQPSILTVQMTPPVSVAGTVPSSSSPSPTMATSTSSMVGLGPQAQHSPGKLLFTSPGSSMILSQESLQMFLQQHQAGKDPPAAVGVPASVIVSGSSSGPAPSGHDSLLAETRQCPSPSPGPAHMATVVNKVPSAAHSQTIKIQSASPSQPVVTPAPTPTLTDSPQPARASPITIGQQIQSPHQHQQSRPPSQPQPQSQAQTPSRSCTPSSLPPLFIIHNQIGGSPQPSQPAPQQQQQQQQPQQIQVQLQPQVLPQPTALQPDIPPSSCSPKPPQPLPAQFQFQPAVSSPPAAVVKQQVTVVPGLTAEQQHHLQLVSAQLQTMSSITQPSPQQKQLLEKLHQIQQNILLQAKQQAQAQAQAQAQAQAQASQQQTTNQFNKMPDQPSVQAANSTASGTIQAPVQSLLQQKSVLVKSSTTGANETQVFSAVSAGATVNQGITTPNLAHAVQAKPGVISSVGGLTLNKAGLQIQVLGAPVSQMPAPPQPAPQTQTSALKRPFSMEPSKEARMLEQLRKQQGSVLHPDYSSPFCSFEDTFHRLMPYHLYQGMASSPEDYRKVDEEFENVSCQLLKRTQAMVDKYRHLLFEESKQRLGPSAEMVMIDRMFIQEEKVALSQDRVLAKEKPEEFVANSSLLDSSAVRPVKVELSSVRIASASAAGVGQPVAAAPAAAVAPAPTPTPAPTPAAAPTPASTPALFPPTKLVIKQGGGGASVSWSTSSTPTPAPVVRPTAEPVTSNASFSRTPSTRPADDDDDVALPQRTSKPPIKTYEARQRIGLKLKIKQEAGFSKVVHNTALDPVHSQSQLTPQPPPPEQPQKVKPTHVTPPTTVIRTPPPTSYPTPSSTVPTVTPHTGSASSSATSSSGPTPSFSSSWSSSSPSTSTAQMNGTLEHHEVGGVKRNPASTATPPLTTCRLPLRKTYRENISPRHRPGVPGGGGDTLPILPAGPPITTTPQPQGSSPQTERTVIARVKLERQGGHGRSHPHSESQSLAAVEDVLYRGIKNAYQHHREFSDKEDEDEAKEGGRLGRLKGIGSKNREGGRGTFRMDQHAPGPPSPGETSCTRDSTLPAKRCKSDSPDMDNASFSSGSPPPDDSLNEHLQCAIDSILNLQQGPPGHGGSGKAALGRVHGESLPNQHQTHPSYRQSMPPLSTPPSSAAMSQHPQVGGRGQNGNLVSQTHSR, from the exons ATGGATGATGAAGATGGCAGGTGCTTGCTAGATGTAATTTG TGACCCACAAGCACTCAATGATTTTCTTCATGGATCAGAAACACAA CTGGACACTGATGACCTTTTGGATGGCTCAAGTGACCCGTCCAGCTCGTTCTTCTCCAGCACTGGG GGCCACGTTCCTGAGGTCCAGCCACAGGCTCAGCTGTCGACAAATGAGCCAGGCCTTCCAAGAGTTAGCGTTGATTTGGATTTCCTGGAAGATGACATCTTGGGGGGATCGCCGGGAGGAGACAATGGAAGCAATGGTGTTGGGACAAATCATGAGCCTTGTGACATTTTGCAGCAGAGTCTGGCAGAGGCTAACATCACAGAACAGAGCCTTCAAGAGGCAGATGCTGAGCTCGACCTCAGTCAGTTTGGGCTGACTGGCCTTACGCAGGTGGTCCAACCCCTGCCTGATGCTGGCCTGTCTGGGGTGGGCATTGGAGGTGCAACTCAGATTTTTTCAAACCAAGGCACCCCTACTGCACCCTCTAATGCCACCCCAGACATGCTCAGCTCAGTCCTGGCACATCCAGGTCTGCAGCTTCAACCCCAGGTCATGAACAAAGCTATCAGCGTCCAGCCATTCGTGCAACAAGTCGGGCTTGGAAATGTTACCCTTCAACCTATTTCAAGCCTTCAGGCCTTACCGAATGGCAGTCAGTCTGGACCGTTGGGCATTGGACAAATTCAAGTTGTGGGCCAACCCACTGTAATGACTATAAATCCATCTGGGCAGCAGATCTTGACGAAAATGGGTGGCTACCAATTGCATCAACCTGGGCCTGAGGCAGCAAGCGCTGGAACGCAGGCTGGGCTTGGTGGCTCTGTTTTGAGTTCAGGGGGAGGACTTTTAATTCAAGGGGGAAAGGCCACTCTAGGGTCCCCTGCCTTAAATGGGCCGGCTGTCTGCTTAAGCAACACAAATACTAACAACAGCGCAACTACAATGGCCGCTCCTGGTGGCATTGTGGGTTTCGGTAATGCCTCTTTGGGTGCCGGAATTGGATCTCAAACCCAGCCTCAAGGCCAAATTATGCAGAATGTCATCATCCAGCGAACGCCAACACCAATACAGCCCAAACCTCCGCAAGGGGGTACCATCCAACCCAAAGTCTTCAAGCAGCAGCAACAGCTTCCTGCTCCACATGCCTTGCCAAATGATGCTAATAAGGCTCTGGGGGTGCAGCAAATCCCAGTATCAGCTGGTCAGAATGTAACGTTCCTCGGGAAGCATGGCTCAAATGTAGTCTTGAGCACACAGGCCACGTCGCAGGGAACGCAGTTCTCTCAAGCGCTCTTTAAGCAACAGGGCCCCCAAACGTCAGGAAAACCGCTCAGTGTTCACTTGTTAAACCAACAGGGCAGCATTGTGATTCCCTCGCAAACTGTCCTGCAGGGCCAAAACCACCAGTTCCTGTTACCGGGGCTTCAGGCGGGGGGTCAGTTCCTGACTCAGCATCCCGGGGGTCACATCATTACCAGTCAGGGGCCTGGAGGGCAGATAATCGCTAATCAGAtcttgacagccaatcagaacatcaACCTGGGTCAGATGTTGGCCTCACAGGGTCACCCTGGTGCTGCCCATATTCTCTCTGGACACATCCACCTCCAGCCCGGTCAGATGGGTCATCCCACACTGTTCCAAATGCCGGTGTCCCTGGCGCAAACGCAGACACAAGCCCATCCGGTAACAGGCCACGTACAAACGGTCATCCAGGGCATGCCGATACAGAATTCCCTGTCCGTGGAGAGCCTTAGCCCAGCGGTCAGTTTACAGACGTTGCAGCAATCTGGCGGCATCCCTAATAACGGTAGCAGTGGATCTGCGGCTATGGCGCCGTGCCAGACAGGAGAGGGAATCACTGTATTGGGCGGCTCTACGGATCCTGCTGCTCAACCAGCACAGACCCAACCGCAGCCCTCAATTCTCACGGTTCAGATGACACCACCGGTTTCAGTAGCAGGAACGGTTCCTTCCTCTTCATCTCCATCTCCAACTATGGCCACGTCCACGTCCTCAATGGTGGGTTTGGGTCCTCAGGCCCAGCACAGCCCAGGAAAGTTGTTGTTCACATCACCCGGTTCCAGCATGATCCTAAGTCAGGAGTCCCTTCAAATGTTCCTGCAGCAG CATCAAGCAGGAAAAGACCCACCTGCCGCTGTGGGTGTACCTGCATCTGTTATCGTCAGCGGCAGCAGTTCTGGTCCCGCCCCTTCAGGCCATGACAGCTTGTTAGCCGAGACTCGGCAGTGTCCCAGCCCCTCCCCTGGCCCCGCCCACATGGCAACAGTGGTTAACAAG GTTCCATCGGCAGCACATTCACAGACTATAAAGATCCAAAGCGCCTCCCCATCTCAGCCTGTGGTCACCCCTGCACCAACACCCACCCTAACTGACAGTCCTCAACCTGCCCGAGCTTCTCCCATAACCATCGGGCAGCAGATCCAGTCTCCTCACCAGCACCAGCAGTCTCGGCCTCCATCACAGCCCCAGCCTCAGTCTCAGGCACAGACTCCCTCGCGTTCCTGCACGCCTTCCTCTCTACCGCCCCTCTTTATCATACACAATCAGATCGGAGGTTCTCCACAACCATCACAGCCAGCTCCtcaacaacagcaacagcagcagcagcctcAGCAAATACAAGTGCAGCTCCAGCCTCAAGTTCTTCCTCAGCCTACCGCCCTGCAGCCAGACATACCTCCTTCCTCCTGTTCCCCGAAGCCTCCGCAGCCCCTTCCTGCACAGTTCCAGTTCCAGCCTGCTGTGAGCTCGCCTCCAGCTGCAGTGGTCAAACAGCAGGTGACGGTGGTGCCGGGGCTGACTGCAGAACAGCAGCATCACCTTCAGCTGGTCAGTGCGCAGCTGCAGACCATGTCATCCATCACACAGCCCTCTCCTCAGCAAAAGCAGCTTTTGGAAAAACTTCACCAG ATCCAGCAAAACATTCTTCTACAGGCTAAGCAGCAAGCTCAGGCACAAGCTCAGGCTCAAGCCCAAGCCCAAGCTCAGGCCTCTCAGCAACAGACCACAAACCAGTTCAACAAAATGCCAGATCAGCCTTCGGTCCAAGCTGCAAATTCAACGGCCAGTGGTACCATCCAAGCGCCAGTCCAGTCCCTTCTGCAGCAGAAGTCTGTGCTTGTCAAGTCCTCTACTACAG GTGCAAATGAAACTCAAGTATTTTCTGCTGTGTCTGCTGGGGCTACGGTGAACCAGGGAATCACGACTCCAAACCTTGCGCATGCTGTTCAG GCAAAGCCAGGAGTCATAAGTTCAGTTGGTGGGCTGACTCTGAATAAAGCAGGTTTGCAGATACAGGTTTTAGGTGCTCCAGTCTCTCAAATGCCGGCACCTCCACAACCTGCTCCCCAAACACAG ACTTCAGCATTAAAAAGGCCTTTTAGTATGGAACCAAGCAAAGAAGCAAG GATGCTGGAACAGCTGCGAAAACAGCAAGGCTCTGTTCTCCATCCTGACTACAGCTCTCCTTTCTGCTCATTTGAGGACACTTTTCATCGACTGATGCCGTACCACCTGTACCAAGGCATGGCTTCATCCCCAGAAGACTACCGCAAAG TGGATGAAGAATTTGAGAACGTCTCATGCCAACTCTTGAAGCGCACGCAAGCAATGGTGGATAAATATCGTCACTTGCTTTTTGAGGAATCAAAG CAGAGGCTGGGTCCCTCAGCAGAGATGGTTATGATTGACCGGATGTTCATTCAGGAGGAGAAGGTTGCGCTTAGTCAGGACAGGGTCCTGGCCAAGGAGAAACCAG AAGAATTTGTGGCCAATTCCAGTTTGCTGGACAGCAGTGCCGTGAGACCTGTAAAGGTGGAGCTGAGTTCTGTACGAATTGCATCAGCATCAGCAGCAGGTGTAGGTCAGCCTGTGGCAGCTGCACCTGCTGCAGCTGTTGCCCCTGCTCCTACCCCAACTCCTGCACCTACCCCAGCTGCTGCCCCCACTCCTGCTTCTACCCCTGCCCTCTTTCCTCCTACCAAGCTGGTGATTAAGCAAGGTGGAGGGGGAGCATCGGTATCCTGGTCCACCAGCTCCACGCCTACGCCTGCTCCTGTGGTCCGGCCAACTGCAGAGCCAGTCACGTCAAACGCCTCCTTCAGCCGCACTCCATCCACCCGCCCTGCTGATGACGACGATGATGTTGCGCTTCCCCAGCGGACCAGCAAACCGCCCATCAAGACCTACGAGGCACGCCAGCGAATAGGTTTGAAGCTGAAGATCAAACAGGAGGCGGGATTTAGTAAGGTGGTTCACAACACTGCTTTAGATCCGGTCCACTCCCAATCCCAACTCACTCCACAACCACCGCCCCCTGAGCAGCCGCAGAAAGTCAAGCCCACCCATGTAACCCCACCCACCACAGTCATTAGAACTCCTCCCCCAACGTCTTACCCCACCCCCTCTTCCACTGTCCCTACGGTAACCCCACACACAGGCTCCGCCTCCAGTAGCGCAACTTCCTCCAGTGGACCTACGCCCTCATTTTCCTCCTCCTGGTCTTCATCGTCCCCTTCCACATCTACGGCACAGATGAACGGCACTCTAGAACACCACGAGGTAGGCGGAGTTAAACGGAACCCAGCGTCCACGGCGACTCCTCCCCTTACCACTTGCCGGCTCCCGCTTCGAAAGACGTACCGTGAGAACATCAGTCCACGTCATAGGCCGGGTGTACCAGGAGGAGGTGGAGATACATTGCCCATTCTACCAGCAGGACCCCCTATTACCACTACCCCTCAGCCACAAGGTTCCTCTCCTCAAACTGAACGGACTGTGATAGCAAGAGTGAAACTAGAAAGGCAGGGCGGACATGGACGGTCTCACCCCCATTCAGAGTCGCAGAGCCTCGCGGCAGTAGAGGATGTCCTCTACCGTGGCATCAAAAATGCGTACCAACATCACAGAGAGTTCTCTGACAAAGAGGATGAAGACGAGGCAAAGGAAGGTGGTCGTTTGGGGCGGTTAAAGGGCATAGGGAGCAAAAACCGAGAGGGAGGAAGGGGTACATTTAGGATGGATCAGCATGCTCCTGGTCCACCTTCTCCTGGAGAGACTTCTTGCACAAGAGACTCCACACTTCCTGCCAAACGCTGCAAGTCCGACTCTCCGGATATGGACAATGCGAGTTTCTCCAGCGGCAGCCCGCCGCCTGACGACTCGTTGAATGAGCACCTGCAGTGTGCCATAGACAGTATACTGAACCTCCAACAGGGCCCTCCTGGACATGGAGGCTCAGGGAAAGCAGCTTTAGGGAGGGTTCATGGGGAAAGCCTGCCTAATCAGCACCAAACCCATCCTTCCTACAGACAGTCCATGCCTCCCCTCTCCACGCCACCCTCGTCCGCCGCCATGTCCCAGCATCCACAGGTGGGGGGCCGAGGACAAAATGGGAATTTGGTTTCACAGACGCACAGTAGATAA